The following DNA comes from Solanum stenotomum isolate F172 chromosome 11, ASM1918654v1, whole genome shotgun sequence.
agggctttattcaaccaagtgtctcaccttaggGCGCTcaggtcttatttgtgagaaagaaagatggttcccttgggacgtgtatagattaccgccagttgaacaaggttaccatcaataataagtatcctcttctgagaattgatgatcttttctatCAGTTTTAGGGTGCTACacgtttctctaagatagaccttagatctaGCTACCATcaattaagagtaagggaatgtgatggtccaaagacaactttcaagacctgttatggtcattatgagtttccgatcatgtcttttggtttgaccaatgctcctgcagcattcatggaccttataaATAGTGTATTCAaccttatttatatatgtttgttatcatcttcattgatgacatactaatttattcgaggaatgaaaaagatcatgctagtcatctcaaaataattctccaaactctaaacgatagagagttgtatgccaagttctctaagtgtgagttttgtcttgagtctgtggcgttcttaggccacattgtgtctagatagggaattaaagttgatactcagaaaattgaggcagtgcagaattggcctagacccacatctccaattgatattaggagtttcttggatttgactggctattatagaaggttcatagagggtttctcatctatttcatcctattttaccaagttaactcagaagacagtgaagtttcaatggtctgaagcttgtgagaaaagctttcaagaattgaaaaaaaggttggttgactactgccccagttttgacattaccagaaggtacacaaggctttgttgtctattgtgatacatctagagttggtttgggttgtgtattaatgcataatggcaaggttatagcttatgcctccagatagttgaaagttcatgagaagaattgcccaacccatgatctagaattgGCTGCCGTagtttttgctttaaaaatatggcgtcattatatttatggtgttcatgtggatgtactcaccaatcacaagagtcttcagtatgtgtttactcagaaagagcttaatctcagacaaaggaggtggttagaattactcaaggattgtgacatgagtattctataCCACCCATGTAAGGctaatattgttgttgatgctttaagAAAGTCGTATATGGGTAgctcatgttgaggaagaaaagagagagttatcgaaagatgtgcatagacttgcacgcttgggagtccgactaatggattccacagaaggaggagtggtggtgatgaatggggctgaatcatcattagtgtcagaagtaaaaaaaagcaagaacaagatcctattttgcttgaattgaaggaaaatgttcataagcaaaaagttatggcttttgaacaagtggggatggtgtattgaggtatcaaggtagattgtgtgtaccaagggtggatgaactccaagagaggatcatggaggaagctcatagctctagatattccattcatccgagTTCCACAAAGAtatatcgtgacttgagagaagtgtattggtggagtagtatgaagaaggacatagAACTGACATCCATGTTTTAaatagcttttctttatattgcaccagttttaaactgttttatattgaaatgagttcatttaagttgagttgagttgagtcagGTAGGtttttcagttcctttcaagcttatgtcttgttttagaattcccctcgcatactcgtacatttaatgtattgatttcatttggcctgcatctttttatgatgcagacacggGTAACCAAGATTAGCATCCAGCGCATTATTGATCTAGTTGACCACTCAAAatcttgtggtgagcctccttgattTCTGGAGGATCCcattttattgctttcaatatTAGATTGTTCATTAGGATATCGTGGGTCATGTctcgacatccatctcagttgtttaaaagcttcatagacagtcagatgtttgTTCTTGAGTTTCTATTTCCTGTTTTAatggttgagacttgagttgccatgtTTTTCCAGTGAATGTTATCTTGATACATTCTAAGTGTTTATTGAGCAGTTCAGTTtacttttaaaagtatttttcttcatgagttaagtcttccgcttagTATGTAGCCAGGCCAAGGTttcgcttggggctagcaatggtGCTCGTCTtactagggtgtaggctcggggcatgacagtAATGTTAATAGGAGAATAAAGCATATTTGAAACACTAAAAGCAAGAAGCTAGATGAGAGGTGAATTTGTTAATTGAGATGTCAAAATTTTGtgtcatttttcattcacaagAGTTGCATGGTCTACTTGGTATGTAGATCTAGGCAAGTTTTCTTGTAATCTCTCATTCACAAGAGTTGCATGCTCTACTTTGTATGTAGATCTAGACAAGCCTTCTCGTAATCTCTGCAGAGGACAATGTCAGGTTATTGGTCCATGCTTTTATCAATTTCACTCTTAGCTGGGAAGAGAACATTTTTTGCACACTCCAAAGTATCACTTTAAATGCTTATAATAATGTCATCTACCAACTCTTCCAGAATAATCTCCCCGGTTTGACCACGATCCAATCAGAGATCTATCCATGTATCTGATCTTTCCATATCTTTTTTAACAAGCTGGTCCAAAGAATGTGGATCTGAATATAAAATAGATACCATCCTACTCCCTTCCCATATTTCATTTATCATGGCCGGTTTGGAAAAGGTCGATTGTTATGTTTACCAAGTGACACCCCGGGGTTGCAGCCAAAATAGTGTCACATACTGCCTTAAAAACTTCATTTGCACAATAAAAAAGGAGCTTTTGATCATGACAACAACGACTTGAAAATAACTCTACCTCGTCAAATAATGACGGGTCAAGAATCTGGTCAGAAGAAAGCCACCTCAAGAGAAATTCATCCCAACTTAATCCTGAACCTAGAAGAACTGATTCTATGTATTCAGAAGTGGATTCTTCATTTCGAAACAAACTGTTGGACAATCTTGTTCACATATGGAAGATCATGGCAGTTCTTCAAGATGGGTTTTTAATGGTCAAATTTCTAGATCAACTGGTCGGAAAATGGTGCTTGTAAGGCTGACATTAGCCACTGTGAATAATGGCTCAAATACTGTTATGGGACTAGGTCGCTCTTCTTTATCAACTGCACTGCCAGGAGCTTCAACTTTCCTGGGGTTGAAGAATCTGATGGTCAGGCTAATACGACTACTCGTTTATCTTAGTTTCTTTTTAAAGGGGATTAAATATGTAAGCAGTAGTTATCTATAATAGTTATAGGCAGCAGTTATTAGGCAGTTATCTATAGCAGTAACTATTTCTGTGTTAGGAGTTATCTTTATGtttagtataaatatatgtatcttgtaagaagaagaaaagtattATATTTGTCTTTATATTTGGAGATTTATCCACTCCATACGGACTTAGTTATTGGCTAATGCAGTGTTTAAGATTCTTGCACTTCATTTAATCAGTAaagttttattttcatcttGATTTCTATCAGTTTGGCATCAGAATAGATTAATCCAATATGGTCAATACCAGATCTTCTACTTCTTAAGAAAACACTCCCAATGTTGAATCTCTTGCCCAACAATTATATGTCATAGCATCAAAACTAAATACTATTGATTTGTTGGCAACATAGTGACTACATTGAAAGCCAAGAATGGTTGCACCCAAGAAAGGGAAACCAGTCACCGGACTCGTAATGGAGGAAAATCTGTTTggagaaaagatgaagaagacaTTAATAGCCCAATGTGGCCAAAAAATCCTTCCCAGACGTTACACACAGATGGAATTTCCTAGATTTGAAGGAGGTGATCCCAGGGGATGGATTTTGGAGGCAAAAAATATTTCTGCTACTATCAAACTTCAGAGGAACACAAAGTTTACATAGCAGCGATGTATCTGGAAGGCGATGCTCTTGATCTCTCCTCTTGGATAAATCGTGAGTGGACTTTGCTTTATTGAGAAGAACTTGTTAAAGTATTGCAGGAAAATTATGGTCCTGCGGAGTTTCAGAATCCTGACGAGCAACTTTGTAGCATTCAAAAAAAAGGTTCTATACAAGAGTATCATCAAGAATTTGCAAATTTTTTGTCTAGGGTAACAAACTGGCCAGATCATTGTCTCTTAGGCGTGTTCTTGAATGGGCTAAAAGAGGAAATTAAATTTGATGTTAGAATTCACAATCCCAGAACAATTTATAGAGCCATGAGTTTGGCACtcgaatttgaaaataaattaggcCTAATTTGCAGCAATGGAGAGTCTAATTGCACCCCAACCAGCATATTCACTATACAAAACTCATTGCACTCTTCTATAAACACCCAGAACAATATTAACTCTTCACTTCAAAATTTACGGAACAATGCTTCTGCCAATCCATCCACTTCCCAATCTCTTCAAATGCAAACATGGGGAACAAAAAGGAGAAATCTAATGGCACAAGGACTTTGTTATCGTTGTGATGAGAAATTTGCACCCgctcataaatataaatttgtgaaaTTGTCTCTCATAGAGCTTACATGCGGAGATCAATTGGAAGATGTTGATTGGGTTAATGCAACAACTGTTGGTGACTCTCAAGAAACTGACATTGCTGAAATTTTATTCCATGCCATTTTGGGATAGTCTGTTGGTTCTACAATGAAGCTTCAAGGTGAAATCAACCATAGAAAGGTTTTAATACTTGTGGATAGTGGTTCCACACATAATTTTGTGATTGAATCCATTGTAGAGAGGCATAAGCTCCCAGTAGAGATAGTTCCAACATTTGGCACGCAAATAAGGAATGTGGACATCATTCACTACAATAAAGTTTGTCAGAAGCTTCAAATTCAATTGCCAGGTTTTACCATCACTTGGGATTATTATCCTTTTGCACTTGGAGGGGCTGATTTGGTTTTTGGTATCAACCGGTTAGTTTCTCTTAATactattcaagctaattagaaTGATATGTTCACAATTTTCAAATGGAAAGAGAAATGTTACAAACTACAAGGGATGAGATCGGCTAGTTCAATGGGTTGATCGTCCCCTTGAAGAATCTAGTTAGGAGAACTATGATCTCATTGTAGATTAGGTTCCTTCTTTTCACCTTGAGGACAAGGCGACTTTTCAGAGGGGATGCACTGATACGACTACTTGTttatcttaatttctttttaaagagGATAAATTATATATGCAGTAGTTATCTATAATAGTTATAGGCATCAGTTATCTAGAATAGTTATTAGGCATTTATCTACAACAATAACTATTTATGTGTTAGGAGTTATCTTTATGTTtagtataaatataggcaaCAGTTATTAGGCAGTTATCTACGGCAATAACTATTTTTGTGTTAGAAGTTATCTTTATGtttagtataaatatatgtatctagcAGAGATTCtgtaagaagaagaaaagtattATATTTGGAAATTGTCCACTCCATACAGACTTAGTTATTGTTTAatgcatttttaaaattttttgcactttatttaattagtaaagttttattttcatcttGGTTTCTATAAGAGGCTGGTGAAGATGATAGAGCTTTTTGATCCTTCCCAGATGGATATTCCATTAAGCAGTCAAATGACTAACAATCCATGGTAAAAACCTACATCATCCATTGCATTGGTAGCATCAACTTGGATTTCTTTGTCAATTGGAGCACTCAAGATTTCACATTCTTCCTGGCATCAGGTTTTGATTAGTTCTTCAATTAGATCTCCTTCATGACTTGAATGACTAGTTGAAGCCGCACTTTCAGCCAAGTATGTTCCCATTTTGACATGGAACATCTAGATTGTGTTGGAATACTTAGTGCTCTCATTAAGATGCTTTTCAGAACAACTAGATTCTATCTCTAAGTCTTGTCTGAATGGACTTGGACCCGTATAACATGGTCTTCTTGTACATGCTAAAGTTTGTCATCATTATATCCTTGTATAGGTGGTTCATCAGTAAGAGGCTCTCTCATTTGGGATGGTAGCATACCATCCTCACTAGGgttttttttcaaacttgaaGTCACGACTACTGCTCCTTCTCATTTCGAGACTAGAAACTTGAAATCGCGAGTTCGCGACGACTGCTGTTGTTCGACTGGAAACTTAAAATTGTGACTGTTGTTGTTGCGAGTTCCCGACGACTGCTCAGGTACTGGACTTCTCTCTTCTCTTACGCGAgctctctcttctcttcttttcttgtaTCTTTCTTCTCTGCGAGTCGCGACAAGAGTTCTTCACTTCTTTTCTGTTTTTCAGTATGCTCTGTTTTTAGTACTCCCTCAGTccctatattttttattgtaaagAAGAACTGCAGAAGTCCCTTTGTTTTTCAGTATGTTGATATGCTCACTGGCCACTGGCCATtgcctatatttttttaaataaaaataattcttctataattatttttttgcaacttaatttagttttaatactaattaatatagtatttatttGTCCATAAATAGTAAATTCAATGGCGTCGGATGCTAGCAAAAAGAGGGACATTGGATGGAATTATGGTACTCAAGGATCAATGAAAGATTCAGTTAAATGTAATTTTTGTGGGAGTACCTTTAATGGTAGTATTACTCGACACAAACAACATTTAGTGGGTGGTtacaaaaatctaaaataatgtTCAGCTTGTCTGTTGGAAATTAGAAAGAAGCAAAGGATTATATGGAAAAGAAAATCGCTAGTAATCCGAAATTTCAAGTGAGGCAGCCAGAAGaatatgttaatattgatgatgatatgGATGAATATGCTGAAATAATGCCTCCCTCCAGAACCCCAAAGATATCTTCTAGTGGAGGTGCATCATCCACCGCGCAGAATGTGACAAAAGGCCCTATGAATCTctatttttcacaaaaatcaaCACAAAAATGAGGCTTTGAAAAAGGAGTAGGAATTGATGAAACCAAGAAAATTTTAAGAGAGTGTGCGGTAAGTGTTTTTGCTATATGGATGTACGATGTGGGGCTCCTTTTTAATTGTGTCAATTACAAATCATTTGATAAGTTTATTAAGATAGTAGGACAACATGGCCCCGGAATGAAGCCTCCTACATTCCATGAAGTTAGAGTTACTCACCTAAAAAAAGAGGTGGAGAAAGTGGAAAAAATTGTTGATGAGCATAAAGTGCAATGGACAAAGTTTGGATGTTCCATTATGATGGACAAATGGAAGGCACCAAATGGTAAAATGATCATCAATATTTTGGTGAATTCTCCAATCGGTAGTGTATTTCTTGGTTCTGTTGATGCTAGCAATGAATCTACTGATTCCATCAAAATATACAAGTTGTTTGAAAGCACTATTGAAAGAATTGGACCGAGAAATATTGTACAAATTGTTACCGATAATGCTAGTGAGAATGTTAAAGCGGGAAGCATGATGATGGGTGTGTACCCACACATTTATTGGACTCCATGTGCTATTCATTGCATCAACTTGATGTTTGGTGACATATTCAAGGTTAATCCATATGCTTCCGGTAATATCACTCTCTTATCCTCTAACTTTCTTTATAGTCAATATTTAATACTCATTAACTACTAATTactataattttactttaacaGTTTTTATAAAGGCCATCAAAATCCATTCTTACATTTCAAAGGCCATTGATGATGAACTTGATGAGAAAATTCACCAAGGAAAGAAATTTGGTGAAACTGGCCAAGACAAGATTTGCAACTGCCAATTTAACTTTGAGAGCTATGTACATACAAAGGAAAAACTTGAGAATTTTAGTCCTCTCAACCGAATGGACTTCAAGTAAATTTGCAAAGGAAACTTTGGGGAAAGAAGTTGCCAACTTTATTATTTCTGCCTAGTTTTGGAGTGATGTTGTTCGAGCACTTACAATTTGTGGCCGTGGCCTTTTGACAACAGTCCTTCATTTGGTAGATGGGGAGAAAAAACCACCAATGGTCTATATTTATGAAGCAATGAATAGAGCCAAAGAAACTACTGCACGGGGTTTCCATGGAGTTAAGAAGCAATATGAGAAAGTGTTTGAAATTATTGATGCAAGGTGGTCAGACCAACTCCATCCGCCTTTGCATGTTGTAGGCCATGTCTTGAACCCAGGATTGTTTTATAAAGCTCAAGAAGAGGAAACTTTACTAACGACTCTCTGGGATGAGTATTAGGCATGTGTTGAGATGATGATCCCTGATACAATAATACACGATTTACTACTCCCTGAGCTTCCTAGTTACAAAATGGCGGATAGACTATTTGGTTGTGGTCCGGCTAAAAGAGCCAAAGATACAAGGTAACCGGGTAAGTGAGTTGATTTAGctcttaaattatttgacttaTTTATACTCATTaacctttaaatttattttattatagttGAATGGTGGTCACTATTTGGTAGTCAAACATCAAACTTGCAAAAGTTTGCCATGAAAGTATTAAGCCTAACTTGTAGCTCATCCGGATGTGAGCGAAATTGGTGTGTTTGAACacgtaagaaaaaaaattatatcctaatttccatattatattattatcagtATCTATTAGACATTAGTTAATATCTATAACTTATGCACAGATTCATTCCAAAAATAGGAATAGGCATGCACTATCGCGTCTCAATGATCTAGTGTACATTAAGTACAATAGAACATTGAAACATTGTTATGATGCTCGTGATCTCATTGATCTAATTCGCTTGGATACCGTTGATGATTCAAATGAATGGTTAGTTGGATGCCCCGAAGATCAAGAAGATGAACTAGTATATGGGtaattccttattgcttttaagcatagcttagtggattcactttagttgaggcgttctataccctggcaaggtataggacactAATGACAGCGTGGACGAGATgctatatcatcacataactcgtagtgatggttgtcggttagagaatctccaaaACTGAGTTTATGTATGTAATTTTATATACAACTGAGATATTactgtatttttcaatacattgagatGTTATCcactgttttaaatgctttatataaactgcatccttattgttgttttatttcggcattgagttgagttgagatgaggtaagtgtttctttcagattccagttcaagcttatgtcttgtttagattTCCTCTCatatgctcgtacattccatgtactaacaccatttggcttgcatcttttatgatgcagatacaggctCAATATTTGGGTGCAGACCTTACCGCTACCTTTATGGGGGTAGAGAGACGGTTTCTAATAGACCCTCAgttcaaaataaaagtattcAACATTGGTTGTTTTATGTTGTTGTGTGGATTTGTTACCAGTAATGATATGATTCTTCCATTGTttacttaaattaaatttttagacataattatttatttttatgtttgaagGCTGCggttattcatatatttttactgaaattgaaattttgaaagtataGTTAGGTAGATTAATTATCAATGAATGATATGTGCAAGGGTAAGTTAAACTAaatctttctttatttaatttttttttttttgaaaagcaaTGAGGGGAATATAAAACTTAGTactagaaagaaataaaagatcgtaaaacttaattaattgaatttaaacATTTTATTAATGACtagaaaataataagtaaatagATTGTATCATTCTTTTAGGAACTTTTTTCTCTAGTCTGTCTTCGAGCCGGTCTTCCTTGTCCTTTAACTTCTAAAGACTACCTGTCGCCTCATATATGTCTTTAATATTCTCTTGTtgcacattattatttttaaggtcGTTTGTTTGCTTGTCTATATGTTCTCTCGTTTCTACCAACCTTTTCAAGTAATTGTCAATGATTTTGCTTTCCGAGGATGACATTCTTGCTTTTCGTATATCAAAACTAGCTCGAGCACCTGTTGAATGTAAAAGTAACAAagttaatgaaaaattaaatgaagCCAAAATATCGATATAGTAAAAGTAGCTTCTTCTCTACTACATTAATACAACATATTTGtaattcttaagggaaaataaTACTCAAAGTGAAAAGAAACTTGCGTTAATATTGTAAAAGTATAACTCAATTTGTTATGTGCATATActatattgtttgtttttatagaaaccaactttttaattattttcttatttttctcacttttaattttattcgtgccaattaaaataaacattacactaaaaataagaattaccatattttgaagaaaactaCGTCAACTCCatgaaacaaaataaactaGCTTATTTTTCattctccccccccccccccc
Coding sequences within:
- the LOC125845770 gene encoding uncharacterized protein LOC125845770: MKPPTFHEVRVTHLKKEVEKVEKIVDEHKVQWTKFGCSIMMDKWKAPNGKMIINILVNSPIGSVFLGSVDASNESTDSIKIYKLFESTIERIGPRNIVQIVTDNASENVKAGSMMMGVYPHIYWTPCAIHCINLMFGDIFKVNPYASVFIKAIKIHSYISKAIDDELDEKIHQGKKFGETGQDKICNCQFNFESYFWSDVVRALTICGRGLLTTVLHLVDGEKKPPMVYIYEAMNRAKETTARGFHGVKKQYEKVFEIIDARWSDQLHPPLHVVGHVLNPGLFYKAQEEETLLTTLWDEY